The following coding sequences are from one Triticum aestivum cultivar Chinese Spring chromosome 5A, IWGSC CS RefSeq v2.1, whole genome shotgun sequence window:
- the LOC123102383 gene encoding FBD-associated F-box protein At5g60610-like isoform X1, with protein MDAAGPSPKRRRSASPGVEEDGGCADYISALPDAVLGDIISLLPTKEGARTRILASRWRDLWLSAPLNLDCRELTAGRNEVRSDVVSRILSSHRGPGRRLYINTCIHWIPADTVEACLRSAALDNLEELDFINHLLEKPQRALILRFSPTLRVANIGGCNLSDVNFHELHLHFPLLKQLGLVNVMISESSLHSLIAGCPALECLLIDMCSGFRRIRINSPTIRCMAVREYGIPIESLLLEQIVIEKAPCLVRLLFERGSILQVTVLAAPKLETLGFISDKCRSGELSRLMIGSTVIQVCPMASQLHFYAQKNCLSPDLCTGLILWLSYLIKGLCVDNLITVVQTVKILALDMHNLSLDTVIELMRCFPCLEKLYIQSFQSRPGNLWRRKHRNLLKCFDMSLKTLVLQLYRGKKSQINFLTFFVLNAKVLESVTLGITTRNNNEKFLAEQRRKLELENRVSRDAQFHFRTGSCVRSSYDIKHIGDLDLTDPFAHM; from the exons ATGGATGCGGCGGGTCCTAGCCCGAAGCGGAGGAGATCGGCCTCGCCCGGTGTGGAAGAAGACGGAGGATGCGCCGACTACATCAGCGCCCTCCCCGACGCCGTGCTTGGCgacatcatctccctcctccccaccAAGGAAGGCGCCCGCACCCGAATCCTCGCGTCCCGGTGGCGCGACCTCTGGCTCTCCGCCCCTCTTAATCTCGACTGCCGTGAGCTCACCGCCGGCAGGAATGAAGTCCGCTCCGACGTCGTCTCCCGCATCCTTTCCTCCCACCGGGGACCCGGCCGTCGTCTCTACATCAACACCTGCATCCACTGGATACCAGCAGACACCGTGGAAGCTTGCCTCCGATCCGCCGCTCTGGACAACCTTGAGGAGCTTGATTTCATCAACCATCTGTTAGAGAAACCACAGCGGGCATTGATCCTCCGCTTCTCGCCCACCCTCCGTGTTGCCAACATTGGTGGATGCAACCTCTCGGACGTCAACTTCCATGAGCTCCACCTTCACTTCCCCTTGCTTAAGCAGCTCGGTCTTGTAAATGTCATGATCTCGGAGAGCTCGCTGCATAGCCTGATTGCCGGGTGCCCAGCTCTCGAGTGCTTGCTGATTGACATGTGCTCTGGCTTCCGCCGCATCCGAATAAACTCCCCAACTATTAGATGCATGGCTGTGAGAGAATATGGGATACCGATAGAGTCACTGCTGCTTGAACAAATCGTCATTGAGAAAGCTCCTTGTCTTGTGAGGCTGCTTTTTGAGAGGGGCAGTATTCTGCAGGTAACCGTACTCGCAGCTCCTAAACTGGAGACTTTAGGCTTCATTAGTGATAAGTGCAGGTCAGGTGAATTGTCCAGACTCATGATTGGCTCCACTGTTATTCAGGTATGTCCTATGGCTTCTCAGTTGCATTTCTATGCGCAGAAAAATTGCCTATCACCTGACCTGTGCACTGGCCTAATATTGTGGCTTTCATACTTGATAAAGGGATTGTGTGTTGATAACCTGATAACAGTGGTACAAACTGTCAAGATTTTGGCTCTTGATATGCACAATCTTAGTTTGGATACTGTTATTGAATTGatgagatgctttccgtgcttgGAGAAGTTGTACATTCAG TCATTTCAATCAAGACCGGGGAATTTGTGGCGTCGTAAACACCGGAATCTGTTAAAATGTTTTGACATGAGTCTGAAGACGTTAGTGTTACAACTATATCGGGGGAAGAAGTCGCAAATTAACTTTCTTACATTCTTTGTATTGAATGCGAAAGTGCTAGAGTCAGTGACACTTGGCATCACAACCAGGAATAACAATGAGAAGTTCTTGGCAGAACAACGCAGGAAGCTTGAGCTGGAGAACAGGGTTTCCAGAGATGCTCAGTTTCATTTTAGAACTGGTAGTTGTGTCCGCAGTTCTTATGATATCAAGCATATCGGTGATTTGGATTTAACTGATCCATTTGCACATATGTAG
- the LOC123102383 gene encoding FBD-associated F-box protein At5g60610-like isoform X2: MDAAGPSPKRRRSASPGVEEDGGCADYISALPDAVLGDIISLLPTKEGARTRILASRWRDLWLSAPLNLDCRELTAGRNEVRSDVVSRILSSHRGPGRRLYINTCIHWIPADTVEACLRSAALDNLEELDFINHLLEKPQRALILRFSPTLRVANIGGCNLSDVNFHELHLHFPLLKQLGLVNVMISESSLHSLIAGCPALECLLIDMCSGFRRIRINSPTIRCMAVREYGIPIESLLLEQIVIEKAPCLVRLLFERGSILQVTVLAAPKLETLGFISDKCRSGELSRLMIGSTVIQGLCVDNLITVVQTVKILALDMHNLSLDTVIELMRCFPCLEKLYIQSFQSRPGNLWRRKHRNLLKCFDMSLKTLVLQLYRGKKSQINFLTFFVLNAKVLESVTLGITTRNNNEKFLAEQRRKLELENRVSRDAQFHFRTGSCVRSSYDIKHIGDLDLTDPFAHM, from the exons ATGGATGCGGCGGGTCCTAGCCCGAAGCGGAGGAGATCGGCCTCGCCCGGTGTGGAAGAAGACGGAGGATGCGCCGACTACATCAGCGCCCTCCCCGACGCCGTGCTTGGCgacatcatctccctcctccccaccAAGGAAGGCGCCCGCACCCGAATCCTCGCGTCCCGGTGGCGCGACCTCTGGCTCTCCGCCCCTCTTAATCTCGACTGCCGTGAGCTCACCGCCGGCAGGAATGAAGTCCGCTCCGACGTCGTCTCCCGCATCCTTTCCTCCCACCGGGGACCCGGCCGTCGTCTCTACATCAACACCTGCATCCACTGGATACCAGCAGACACCGTGGAAGCTTGCCTCCGATCCGCCGCTCTGGACAACCTTGAGGAGCTTGATTTCATCAACCATCTGTTAGAGAAACCACAGCGGGCATTGATCCTCCGCTTCTCGCCCACCCTCCGTGTTGCCAACATTGGTGGATGCAACCTCTCGGACGTCAACTTCCATGAGCTCCACCTTCACTTCCCCTTGCTTAAGCAGCTCGGTCTTGTAAATGTCATGATCTCGGAGAGCTCGCTGCATAGCCTGATTGCCGGGTGCCCAGCTCTCGAGTGCTTGCTGATTGACATGTGCTCTGGCTTCCGCCGCATCCGAATAAACTCCCCAACTATTAGATGCATGGCTGTGAGAGAATATGGGATACCGATAGAGTCACTGCTGCTTGAACAAATCGTCATTGAGAAAGCTCCTTGTCTTGTGAGGCTGCTTTTTGAGAGGGGCAGTATTCTGCAGGTAACCGTACTCGCAGCTCCTAAACTGGAGACTTTAGGCTTCATTAGTGATAAGTGCAGGTCAGGTGAATTGTCCAGACTCATGATTGGCTCCACTGTTATTCAG GGATTGTGTGTTGATAACCTGATAACAGTGGTACAAACTGTCAAGATTTTGGCTCTTGATATGCACAATCTTAGTTTGGATACTGTTATTGAATTGatgagatgctttccgtgcttgGAGAAGTTGTACATTCAG TCATTTCAATCAAGACCGGGGAATTTGTGGCGTCGTAAACACCGGAATCTGTTAAAATGTTTTGACATGAGTCTGAAGACGTTAGTGTTACAACTATATCGGGGGAAGAAGTCGCAAATTAACTTTCTTACATTCTTTGTATTGAATGCGAAAGTGCTAGAGTCAGTGACACTTGGCATCACAACCAGGAATAACAATGAGAAGTTCTTGGCAGAACAACGCAGGAAGCTTGAGCTGGAGAACAGGGTTTCCAGAGATGCTCAGTTTCATTTTAGAACTGGTAGTTGTGTCCGCAGTTCTTATGATATCAAGCATATCGGTGATTTGGATTTAACTGATCCATTTGCACATATGTAG